Proteins encoded together in one Triticum dicoccoides isolate Atlit2015 ecotype Zavitan chromosome 7B, WEW_v2.0, whole genome shotgun sequence window:
- the LOC119336802 gene encoding cell wall protein DAN4-like, with the protein MLQGRFPGQKKARSPAGPSTTPRTPTPAATSTPSTTARSPVGPPTTQRTPTPVTTSRPSSITVALLVASTASPSVATPTASRSSVRMASSTASRTSAMAVQPAGSRISATSAQPATPRTTTTTNLHVISRTSTAANRYVTSTTTTSNTNATSRTSTRANIYPTSRTSAASAMVAPSTTSRMSTRVTPSASIRTSTGATVASNRSTRLQPGASTSRTVRTTAPPLSAMTSHSRAAPTRPTASSTR; encoded by the exons ATGTTGCAAGGAAGGTTTCCTGGTCAGAAGAAGGCGAGGTCACCGGCGGGTCCATCCACAACCCCAAGAACACCAACGCCGGCGGCTACTTCAACACCGTCAACAACA GCGAGGTCACCGGTGGGTCCGCCCACAACCCAAAGAACACCAACGCCGGTGACTACCTCAAGACCGTCATCAATAACAGTGGCTCTGCTGGTGGCCTCAACAGCGTCACCAAGTGTGGCTACACCTACGGCCTCAAGATCATCAGTAAGGATGGCTTCCTCCACCGCATCAAGAACGTCAGCAATGGCAGTTCAGCCCGCGGGCTCAAGAATATCAGCAACGTCGGCTCAACCCGCTACCCCaagaacgacaacaacaacaaatcTGCACGTGATCTCAAGAACGTCAACAGCGGCAAATCGGTACGTGACCTCAACGACAACAACATCAAATACAAATGCGACCTCAAGAACGTCAACAAGGGCAAATATATATCCGACTTCAAGAACGTCAGCGGCATCAGCGATGGTGGCTCCTTCTACGACCTCAAGGATGTCAACAAGAGTCACTCCATCCGCAAGCATAAGAACGTCAACAGGAGCAACGGTGGCATCAAACCGGTCGACGAGACTGCAGCCAGGTGCGTCAACCTCAAGAACGGTTAGGACGACGGCCCCGCCCTTATCTGCAATGACAAGTCATAGTCGTGCTGCTCCCACACGTCCAACTGCTTCGAGCACGCGCTGA